The Anabas testudineus chromosome 14, fAnaTes1.2, whole genome shotgun sequence genome includes a region encoding these proteins:
- the LOC113169882 gene encoding histone H3: MARTKQTARKSTGGKAPRKQLATKAARKSAPATGGVKKPHRYRPGTVALREIRRYQKSTELLIRKLPFQRLVREIAQDFKTDLRFQSSAVMALQEASEAYLVGLFEDTNLCAIHAKRVTIMPKDIQLARRIRGERA, translated from the coding sequence ATGGCCCGAACCAAGCAGACCGCCCGTAAATCCACCGGCGGCAAAGCTCCCAGGAAGCAGCTGGCCACCAAGGCTGCCCGTAAGAGCGCCCCGGCCACCGGCGGAGTCAAGAAGCCTCACCGTTACAGGCCCGGTACCGTGGCTCTCCGAGAGATCCGTCGCTACCAGAAATCCACCGAGCTGCTGATCCGCAAGCTGCCCTTCCAGCGCCTGGTCAGGGAGATCGCTCAGGACTTCAAGACCGACCTGCGCTTCCAGAGCTCGGCCGTCATGGCTCTGCAGGAGGCCAGCGAGGCTTACCTGGTGGGGCTCTTCGAGGACACCAACCTGTGCGCCATCCACGCCAAGAGGGTCACCATCATGCCCAAAGACATCCAGCTGGCCCGGCGCATCCGCGGAGAGAGGGCTTAA
- the LOC113169884 gene encoding histone H2A-like, whose amino-acid sequence MSGRGKTGGKARAKAKTRSSRAGLQFPVGRVHRLLRKGNYAERVGAGAPVYLAAVLEYLTAEILELAGNAARDNKKTRIIPRHLQLAVRNDEELNKLLGGVTIAQGGVLPNIQAVLLPKKTEKPAGKAK is encoded by the coding sequence ATGTCAGGCCGCGGAAAGACCGGTGGAAAAGCCAGAGCGAAGGCCAAGACCCGCTCGTCCAGAGCCGGACTCCAGTTCCCCGTGGGTCGTGTCCACAGGCTACTGCGTAAAGGCAACTACGCGGAGCGCGTCGGTGCCGGAGCTCCCGTGTACCTGGCGGCTGTCCTGGAGTATCTGACCGCTGAGATCCTGGAGCTGGCTGGAAACGCTGCCCGCGACAACAAGAAGACCAGGATCATCCCCCGTCACCTGCAGCTGGCTGTCCGCAACGACGAGGAGCTCAACAAGCTGCTGGGCGGAGTCACCATCGCTCAGGGCGGCGTGCTGCCCAACATCCAGGCGGTGCTGCTGCCCAAGAAGACCGAGAAACCCGCCGGCAAGGCCAAGTAA
- the LOC113169885 gene encoding histone H2B 1/2-like: MPDPVKAPKKGSKKAVSKSVTKSGKKKRRTRKESYAIYVYKVLKQVHPDTGISSKAMGIMNSFVSDIFERIAGEASRLAHYNKRSTITSREIQTAVRLLLPGELAKHAVSEGTKAVTKYTSSK, from the coding sequence ATGCCTGATCCAGTGAAAGCACCGAAGAAGGGCTCCAAGAAAGCCGTCTCTAAGAGCGTCACCAAGAGCggcaagaagaagaggaggaccaGGAAGGAGAGCTACGCCATCTACGTGTACAAGGTCCTGAAGCAGGTCCACCCCGACACCGGCATCTCGTCCAAGGCCATGGGCATCATGAACTCGTTCGTCAGCGACATCTTCGAGCGGATCGCCGGGGAGGCCTCCCGCCTGGCGCACTACAACAAGCGCTCCACCATCACCTCCAGGGAGATCCAGACCGCGGTCCGCCTCCTGCTGCCCGGTGAGCTGGCCAAGCACGCCGTGTCCGAGGGAACCAAGGCCGTCACCAAGTACACCAGCTCCaagtaa
- the LOC113169886 gene encoding histone H2A-like — protein MSGRGKTGGKARAKAKTRSSRAGLQFPVGRVHRLLRKGNYAERLGAGAPVYLAAVLEYLTAEILELAGNAARDNKKTRIIPRHLQLAVRNDEELNKLLGGVTIAQGGVLPNIQAVLLPKKTEKPAGKAK, from the coding sequence ATGTCAGGCCGCGGAAAGACCGGTGGAAAAGCCAGAGCGAAGGCCAAGACCCGCTCGTCCAGAGCCGGACTCCAGTTCCCCGTGGGTCGTGTCCACAGGCTACTGCGTAAAGGCAACTACGCGGAGCGCCTCGGTGCCGGAGCTCCCGTGTACCTGGCGGCTGTCCTGGAGTATCTGACCGCTGAGATCCTGGAGCTGGCTGGAAACGCTGCCCGCGACAACAAGAAGACCAGGATCATCCCCCGTCACCTGCAGCTGGCTGTCCGCAACGACGAGGAGCTCAACAAGCTGCTGGGCGGAGTCACCATCGCTCAGGGCGGCGTGCTGCCCAACATCCAGGCGGTGCTGCTGCCCAAGAAGACCGAGAAACCCGCCGGCAAGGCCAAGTAA
- the LOC113169883 gene encoding histone H3 translates to MARTKQTARKSTGGKAPRKQLATKAARKSAPATGGVKKPHRYRPGTVALREIRRYQKSTELLIRKLPFQRLVREIAQDFKTDLRFQSSAVMALQEASEAYLVGLFEDTNLCAIHAKRVTIMPKDIQLARRIRGERA, encoded by the coding sequence ATGGCCCGAACCAAGCAGACCGCCCGTAAATCCACCGGCGGCAAAGCTCCCAGGAAGCAGCTGGCCACCAAGGCTGCCCGTAAGAGCGCCCCGGCCACCGGCGGAGTCAAGAAGCCTCACCGTTACAGGCCCGGTACCGTGGCTCTCCGAGAGATCCGTCGCTACCAGAAATCCACCGAGCTGCTGATCCGCAAGCTGCCCTTCCAGCGCCTGGTCAGGGAGATCGCTCAGGACTTCAAGACCGACCTGCGCTTCCAGAGCTCGGCCGTCATGGCTCTGCAGGAGGCCAGCGAGGCTTACCTGGTGGGGCTCTTCGAGGACACCAACCTTTGCGCCATCCACGCCAAGAGGGTCACCATCATGCCCAAAGACATCCAGCTGGCCCGGCGCATCCGCGGAGAGAGGGCTTAA